Proteins encoded by one window of Candidatus Sericytochromatia bacterium:
- the wecB gene encoding UDP-N-acetylglucosamine 2-epimerase (non-hydrolyzing) gives MKPLVMTVFGTRPEAVKMAPLVLALQACPDLDVALTVTAQHREMLDQVLDLFGLVPDHDLDLMKAGQSLTDITTRVLTHLGPVLDERKPSLVLVHGDTTTTFAASLAAFYRQIPVGHVEAGLRTPDRYNPYPEEMNRRLTTQLASLHFAPTATSEAQLRAENVAADAIYRTGNTVIDALLMTARRLPQAQTATGRQILVTAHRRENWGEPLAAICRAIRRLVEAYADVRVLFPIHRNPVVRETAQAILGGHPRIEMIEPLDYAPFVAAMRDSYLILTDSGGVQEEAPSLGKPVLVLRTTTERPEAIDAGTVELVGVDEERIVTAACRLLDDPSAYERMARAVNPYGDGHACERIVNACRYHLGVTTHRPTALFGADVAARG, from the coding sequence ATGAAACCTCTGGTGATGACGGTCTTCGGGACGCGACCCGAGGCCGTGAAAATGGCTCCGCTGGTGCTCGCCTTGCAGGCGTGTCCGGACCTGGACGTCGCCCTGACCGTGACGGCTCAGCATCGTGAGATGCTGGATCAGGTGCTCGACCTGTTTGGGTTGGTGCCGGACCACGACCTCGACCTCATGAAGGCGGGACAAAGCCTGACGGACATCACGACGCGCGTGTTGACCCACCTGGGGCCCGTTCTGGATGAACGAAAACCCTCTCTGGTTCTGGTTCATGGCGATACCACCACCACCTTCGCCGCGAGCTTGGCCGCTTTCTATCGTCAGATCCCGGTCGGGCACGTGGAGGCCGGGCTCCGGACCCCGGACCGCTACAACCCGTACCCGGAGGAGATGAATCGGCGCCTGACGACCCAGTTGGCGAGCCTTCACTTCGCCCCGACGGCTACTTCCGAAGCGCAATTGCGGGCGGAGAACGTGGCGGCCGACGCCATCTACCGCACGGGCAACACCGTGATCGACGCGTTGCTGATGACCGCGCGCCGACTGCCACAGGCGCAGACGGCGACGGGTCGGCAGATTCTGGTGACGGCCCATCGGCGAGAAAATTGGGGTGAGCCGCTGGCGGCGATCTGTCGTGCCATCCGACGGCTGGTGGAGGCGTATGCGGATGTGAGAGTTCTCTTTCCGATTCATCGCAACCCGGTCGTCCGCGAAACGGCTCAGGCGATTCTTGGGGGGCATCCTCGCATCGAGATGATTGAACCCCTTGATTACGCGCCTTTTGTCGCCGCGATGCGCGATTCCTATCTGATTCTGACGGACAGTGGCGGTGTGCAGGAGGAAGCGCCTTCCCTGGGCAAACCTGTCTTGGTTCTTCGAACCACCACGGAACGCCCAGAGGCGATCGATGCCGGCACCGTGGAACTGGTCGGGGTCGATGAGGAACGCATCGTGACGGCCGCCTGCCGGCTGCTGGACGACCCCTCGGCCTACGAACGCATGGCGCGCGCCGTGAATCCTTACGGCGATGGCCACGCCTGTGAGCGCATTGTCAATGCCTGCCGCTATCACCTGGGAGTGACGACGCATCGACCGACCGCCCTGTTCGGGGCAGACGTCGCAGCGCGGGGTTGA
- a CDS encoding cyclic nucleotide-binding domain-containing protein: MPDTDETRALMARTDVFLDVPEAVLEAVLGIARTESLRRGEEVFREGSAGEDMFLVLTGAIELTTEVGRTSTQRLALLDRGQIFGELACFDALPRSATATAFVDADLLRIPGSELRGLIAQNPGLAASLLRNLVKKLSLRLRDADQEIRSLSAAAARH; encoded by the coding sequence ATGCCGGACACGGACGAAACACGCGCCCTGATGGCCCGCACGGACGTCTTTCTGGACGTGCCGGAGGCCGTCTTGGAGGCGGTCCTCGGCATTGCCCGGACAGAATCCCTCCGCCGCGGAGAGGAGGTCTTTCGCGAGGGCAGCGCCGGTGAAGACATGTTTCTGGTCCTGACCGGCGCCATCGAACTGACGACCGAAGTCGGGCGCACCAGCACGCAAAGGCTCGCCTTGCTCGACCGCGGCCAGATCTTCGGGGAGCTGGCCTGTTTCGATGCCCTGCCTCGCTCGGCGACGGCGACGGCCTTCGTGGACGCGGACTTGCTGCGCATTCCAGGGTCGGAATTGCGAGGCCTGATTGCCCAGAATCCCGGCCTGGCAGCCTCACTGCTGCGCAACCTGGTGAAGAAACTGAGCCTGCGTCTGCGCGACGCAGACCAGGAAATTCGAAGTTTGAGCGCGGCCGCGGCGCGCCACTGA
- a CDS encoding HesA/MoeB/ThiF family protein, which produces MQPECGPAWWAERFSRQILLPEVGLEGQRRLHAARILVVGAGGLAAPLVGYLAAAGIGQLDLMDADCVEPSNLPRQTWFAPTDCGQLKVEVLAREVQLRAPDVILRARPQRFTPENAVAALSDVDVVLDASDNFATRFLLNDACRLARVPWVHAGVTRFSGIVTTFLPEGPCYRCFFPQPPERGRLPGCAESGVLGPAVGIVGAWQALEALKLCLGHFAATLAGRVLTLDLWHATQASVTLNADPNCPLCGDLPEILAVDPREVSYEATRQT; this is translated from the coding sequence ATGCAACCGGAATGCGGGCCTGCCTGGTGGGCGGAGCGATTTTCTCGTCAGATCTTGCTGCCAGAGGTCGGGCTGGAGGGGCAACGCCGGTTGCATGCCGCCAGGATACTGGTGGTCGGGGCGGGAGGACTGGCCGCACCCCTGGTGGGCTACCTCGCAGCGGCAGGCATCGGACAGCTCGATCTGATGGACGCAGATTGTGTCGAGCCTTCGAATCTTCCCCGACAAACCTGGTTTGCGCCGACCGATTGTGGCCAGTTGAAGGTGGAAGTGCTGGCGCGAGAAGTGCAGCTTCGTGCGCCGGACGTGATCCTCCGCGCGCGGCCTCAGCGATTCACCCCGGAAAATGCCGTGGCGGCATTGTCGGACGTCGACGTGGTGCTCGACGCCAGTGACAACTTCGCGACCCGATTCTTGCTGAACGATGCCTGTCGCTTGGCTCGCGTTCCGTGGGTCCACGCCGGGGTCACGCGCTTTTCAGGGATCGTGACGACATTCTTGCCGGAGGGGCCTTGCTATCGCTGCTTTTTTCCCCAGCCACCTGAACGGGGTCGTCTGCCGGGCTGCGCGGAAAGTGGGGTGTTGGGGCCGGCCGTGGGGATAGTCGGCGCGTGGCAGGCCCTCGAGGCTCTCAAGTTGTGTTTGGGTCACTTTGCCGCGACGTTGGCCGGCAGGGTTCTGACCCTTGACCTCTGGCACGCCACCCAGGCGTCGGTGACCCTGAACGCCGACCCGAATTGCCCGCTCTGCGGGGATTTACCCGAGATTCTCGCCGTGGATCCTCGAGAAGTCAGTTATGAGGCCACCCGCCAGACGTGA
- a CDS encoding roadblock/LC7 domain-containing protein: MLNKILTNVVVTEEGVARIHQLLSELVRDVDATAAFLVEKSGQMLATEGEIRGLDTTAIASLVSSSFASTRAVAKLIGESEFQAMFQQGDRASLFLYSLPTQDILVVIFSDLSKTGLVKVQAAETAKALSHELEQMGQADPSA, encoded by the coding sequence GTGCTGAACAAGATTCTGACCAACGTGGTGGTCACGGAAGAGGGCGTCGCCCGGATTCACCAACTGCTGAGTGAACTCGTGCGGGATGTGGATGCCACGGCCGCCTTCCTCGTCGAAAAGAGCGGCCAGATGCTCGCGACAGAAGGTGAGATTCGGGGCCTCGACACCACGGCGATCGCCTCTCTGGTCAGCAGCAGCTTCGCCTCGACGCGGGCCGTCGCCAAGCTCATCGGTGAGAGCGAGTTTCAGGCGATGTTCCAGCAGGGTGACCGGGCCAGCCTGTTTCTCTACTCGCTTCCCACTCAGGACATTCTGGTGGTGATCTTCTCCGATCTGAGCAAGACGGGCCTGGTCAAGGTGCAGGCGGCAGAAACGGCCAAGGCCCTGTCACACGAACTTGAACAGATGGGCCAAGCTGACCCGTCGGCGTGA
- a CDS encoding AtpZ/AtpI family protein: MSGFGAAYGLLLSIFLGTGLGYGCDLTFGTSPWGLLLGALAGFAAGLYSLFRSLTPPS, encoded by the coding sequence ATGAGTGGGTTCGGTGCCGCCTACGGGCTGCTGCTGTCCATCTTCTTGGGAACCGGCTTGGGCTACGGGTGTGATCTCACCTTCGGGACGTCTCCTTGGGGCTTGCTGCTCGGCGCACTGGCGGGCTTTGCAGCTGGTCTCTACAGCCTCTTTCGTTCACTGACCCCTCCGTCATGA
- the atpB gene encoding F0F1 ATP synthase subunit A, whose translation MNPFQLAQAHDGHDHGVALQDAPSAAAVTDSAHVAAPHAAEHGGGLTIGVHWQETIPGWGVVNADTVLYGGLVMLTLLVVFGLLARTVSAIPGERAGVVGTLLEEVVTFCQKMVNDFIGPAVGPYLWFIGSIFVFVLTANWLALLPWKAWETFAGAPLGHALGLPHALVYEAPTADLNMTLAMALITLALYWYFGIASNGLSGFLGHHWFDKPVALFPLRMLEDVTRPLSLALRLFANLTAGHVIGLVLLMLTYFVVPAVMLPLELFVGAVQAFVFAVLSASYIGTAAADHSHGH comes from the coding sequence GTGAACCCCTTTCAACTGGCACAAGCTCACGACGGTCATGACCACGGCGTCGCCTTGCAGGACGCTCCGTCGGCTGCGGCCGTCACCGATTCGGCTCACGTCGCGGCGCCTCACGCCGCCGAACATGGCGGGGGGCTGACGATTGGCGTGCACTGGCAGGAGACGATCCCCGGCTGGGGGGTCGTCAATGCGGATACCGTGTTGTACGGCGGGCTGGTGATGTTGACCCTGCTGGTGGTGTTCGGGCTGCTCGCGCGGACGGTCAGTGCGATACCCGGCGAGCGCGCGGGTGTCGTCGGCACCTTGCTGGAGGAAGTCGTAACGTTCTGTCAAAAGATGGTGAACGACTTCATTGGTCCTGCCGTGGGTCCGTACCTGTGGTTCATTGGCTCGATCTTCGTGTTCGTGTTGACGGCGAACTGGCTGGCGCTGCTTCCCTGGAAAGCCTGGGAAACCTTTGCGGGCGCCCCTCTCGGCCACGCCTTGGGCCTGCCCCACGCGCTGGTCTACGAGGCGCCGACGGCAGACCTGAACATGACGCTGGCGATGGCTTTGATTACCCTGGCGCTCTACTGGTACTTCGGCATCGCCAGCAACGGGCTGTCTGGCTTCCTGGGGCATCACTGGTTCGACAAGCCGGTGGCCCTGTTTCCGCTCCGGATGCTGGAAGACGTCACGCGCCCGCTTTCCCTGGCGTTGCGACTGTTTGCCAACCTCACCGCGGGCCACGTGATCGGCTTGGTGTTGCTGATGCTGACCTACTTCGTTGTGCCTGCCGTCATGCTTCCCCTTGAACTTTTCGTCGGTGCCGTGCAGGCCTTTGTGTTTGCGGTGCTTTCGGCCTCCTACATTGGTACGGCAGCCGCTGA